The genome window TATAATGCAGACCAAATTGCAGGACGTTGGAAAACTTTGCAAAGAggatataaacatataaaagacCAGAATACAACCAGTGGGTCTGGAAAGAAAAAGTACGAGTATGAAAGTCAACTTGATGAATACTTTGGGAAAGATCCCATTGTTAGCCCAGTAATGACATTGAGTAGTCACATTGAGACAGGATCGGTTTGTGGTTCCACCTTGGATGATTCTGAAGACAACGGAGAGGATCCAGTACCAGCAAGAAAAAAGCGTAAGTCGGCCTCAGGAGAAATGGTCGGAGTCATGAAAAGTTACATAGAAGCCCAAGAAGAGCATCGAAAAGAAGAAGTTTCTAGGAAGGAAAGAATGCATCAAGAGAAATTAGCACTTCTTTCTCGATTGATAGATACAGTGTCTAAAAATAAATAAGGacatttgaaaatattgtttcaaaggAATGATTATGATTTATTCCTGTCTGTTGGGCTACtcatttatgtatgtttttatgtcaCAGTTAATATGAAGCTGTTATAAGTAAATATACTGAGCCAAAGCTCTTACGCACCACCTTAAATTCTTTTTTCTAACCTATTTAAAATGCACCATTCAGCATTCACTCATTGCAGAGTTATGTGCACTTGAACTTAGCCATATATAGTGTACAAAACAACACAACTTTGTGGAGCAAACTTCTTCCACATTTTTCAAGGGATTGaattaaaacttcatatatattatcaatatcaAATATTCATGTGCAAGATGTAATTTTCAGGCCATGCCATTCACTAATTGCAGAGTTATGTCCCCTTGAACTTCGCCATATAGTGTATAATGGCAGTCTTATATTGTGGAGCAAACTTCTTcctcattatttattttataaatacccATCATAACTGTATGAAAATGGTACCCCCCTTTAATAATATCTCCTACAATGTGAAGGTCACACTAAGGTAATTGTTGGAATCAGTTCAAATTTGAAACTCAGAAGTAACTTCACCATGGATTGatttatttcacaatattttgacaaaatatttaacaatactcAGGTTGTATATCATGTGTCAAAGcaatgtgggggtatttgtcgcATTCaatgacaaagctctagtttatgctcagttaaaaatgcattttataatttgttatttatgAGAAAAATACATTAGAATGTTGTGGTGATTTAGGACATAGGCTCAGAATGTGCTTTAATTTCAGGTGAAAGAAATCTGTCTTTACTGGATTTGCCAGATGAAATACTCATCAGGATATTAGTGGAAAATGTTGATAACCTTGAATTGCTAAATTCTGCAAGACTTGTGTGCACAAGATTTGCTGCTGTCATTGCCAGTCGCCTGAATTATGTGACACTTGCAGAATATCAGCTTTGTGAAGAACTGTTTAGTTTCTTATGTGTTTGTCCAAAATTAGAACAATTAACAATTGTATATCAAACTGGCAACGTCAGTCACACAGCTATAATCGAAAATCTGGAATGCTTTAAAGTATTGAAGAAATTGAAATTGGTTGGTCCATTTTTTGGCGATCAAGAGATTGCTAGCATTTGCACTAAATGTCCAAATTTAGAATATTTTGAAGTTGTCTCCTCTCACTTGTCACTAACCCCGACAGTGCTCAAACATGTCATAGATTCTCTGCCTAGACTCAAGTCAGTTTCACTGCCTATTTGTACCGGTTGTGATGAAGATTTAGGCAATGTTCTCGAACTCTATTATGGTCGCATTTCCTTTGGTCATCAGGTTTTAGATGCTGTAAGTCAAAATGTTTTGCACAGACCAAAATTTGCATATTATATTCAGTTGTCTACTGATAAAAAAAACAGTCCTTATAAATGATGGGCCTGGTTTTATTCTTGGTTGTTAAATATGATTGGTTATT of Dreissena polymorpha isolate Duluth1 chromosome 15, UMN_Dpol_1.0, whole genome shotgun sequence contains these proteins:
- the LOC127860959 gene encoding uncharacterized protein LOC127860959 isoform X1 → MADKASNDSELVIQLQDPVTKESRFLKVSPQMVEALNSSDPMKRHHAYELISHTWTTNVADFSEQVDSQPDHDENCDNMEEGNTGTGTTCITSDESEKSTSWSKAATLLLINEMKTRKEQMDKGFTTKKRVFQDIAKVMVAHSHMYNADQIAGRWKTLQRGYKHIKDQNTTSGSGKKKYEYESQLDEYFGKDPIVSPVMTLSSHIETGSVCGSTLDDSEDNGEDPVPARKKRERNLSLLDLPDEILIRILVENVDNLELLNSARLVCTRFAAVIASRLNYVTLAEYQLCEELFSFLCVCPKLEQLTIVYQTGNVSHTAIIENLECFKVLKKLKLVGPFFGDQEIASICTKCPNLEYFEVVSSHLSLTPTVLKHVIDSLPRLKSVSLPICTGCDEDLGNVLELYYGRISFGHQVLDAVSQNVLHRPKFAYYIQLSTDKKNSPYK